The following proteins are encoded in a genomic region of Gossypium hirsutum isolate 1008001.06 chromosome D05, Gossypium_hirsutum_v2.1, whole genome shotgun sequence:
- the LOC107906016 gene encoding putative glucose-6-phosphate 1-epimerase isoform X2 — MEAKSLLGRMNSGNSCFSLVVRLHLSPLMLFVEFGTIGSLEQHGFARNRLWSVDRDPPPFPANTSHRAFVDLILRHSEEEVKIWPHRYECRLRVALGPGGDLMLTSRIRNTNTDGKSFTFTFAYHTYFSVTDISEVRVEGLETLDYLDNLKNRERFTEQGDALTFESEVDKVYLSTPTKIAILDHERKRTFVLRKDGLPDAVVWNPWDKKAKAMADFGDDEYKHMLCVTAACVEKPIILKPGEEWKGRLEISAVPSSYCSGQLDPRRIFRSN, encoded by the exons ATGGAGGCCAAGTCACTTCTTGGAAGAATGAATTCAGGGAACAGTTGCTTTTCCTTAGTAGTAAG GCTACATTTAAGCCCCCTAATGCTATTCGTGGAG TTCGGGACTATTGGTTCTCTTGAGCAACATGGATTTGCAAGGAATCGTCTTTGGAGTGTTGATCGTGATCCCCCACCATTTCCAGCAAATACTTCTCACAGGGCCTTCGTTGACTTAATCCTCAGGCACTCTGAAGAAGAAGTGAAAATCTGGCCTCACAG GTATGAGTGTCGATTAAGGGTAGCTTTGGGTCCTGGTGGTGATTTGATGTTGACATCCCGCATTCGGAATACCAACACTGATGGAAAGTCGTTTACATTTACATTTGCCTATCACACCTATTTTTCAGTCACTGATATCAG tgAAGTGCGAGTAGAAGGACTAGAGACACTGGATTATTTGGATAACCTGAAGAATAGAGAGCGGTTCACTGAACAAGGGGACGCATTAACATTCGAGTCAGAA GTTGACAAAGTATATCTCAGTACACCAACAAAAATTGCCATCCTGGACCATGAAAGGAAGCGGACTTTTGTGTTGAGAAAGGATGGACTTCCAGATGCTG tcgTGTGGAACCCCTGGGATAAGAAAGCAAAGGCGATGGCTGATTTCGGTGATGATGAATATAAACACATGCTATGTGTCACAGCTGCTTGTGTAGAGAAGCCCATCATTTTGAAACCTGGTGAAGAGTGGAAAGGAAGGCTAGAGATTTCAGCTGTTCCTTCCAGTTACTGTAGCGGACAACTTGACCCTCGAAGAATATTCCGTAGTAACTGA
- the LOC107906016 gene encoding putative glucose-6-phosphate 1-epimerase isoform X1, with protein sequence MASENVYVEHCKGVNGLDKVILREIRGCSAEVYLDGGQVTSWKNEFREQLLFLSSKATFKPPNAIRGGIQICFPLFGTIGSLEQHGFARNRLWSVDRDPPPFPANTSHRAFVDLILRHSEEEVKIWPHRYECRLRVALGPGGDLMLTSRIRNTNTDGKSFTFTFAYHTYFSVTDISEVRVEGLETLDYLDNLKNRERFTEQGDALTFESEVDKVYLSTPTKIAILDHERKRTFVLRKDGLPDAVVWNPWDKKAKAMADFGDDEYKHMLCVTAACVEKPIILKPGEEWKGRLEISAVPSSYCSGQLDPRRIFRSN encoded by the exons GTCTATTTGGATGGAGGCCAAGTCACTTCTTGGAAGAATGAATTCAGGGAACAGTTGCTTTTCCTTAGTAGTAAG GCTACATTTAAGCCCCCTAATGCTATTCGTGGAGGTATACAGATCTGTTTTCCTCTA TTCGGGACTATTGGTTCTCTTGAGCAACATGGATTTGCAAGGAATCGTCTTTGGAGTGTTGATCGTGATCCCCCACCATTTCCAGCAAATACTTCTCACAGGGCCTTCGTTGACTTAATCCTCAGGCACTCTGAAGAAGAAGTGAAAATCTGGCCTCACAG GTATGAGTGTCGATTAAGGGTAGCTTTGGGTCCTGGTGGTGATTTGATGTTGACATCCCGCATTCGGAATACCAACACTGATGGAAAGTCGTTTACATTTACATTTGCCTATCACACCTATTTTTCAGTCACTGATATCAG tgAAGTGCGAGTAGAAGGACTAGAGACACTGGATTATTTGGATAACCTGAAGAATAGAGAGCGGTTCACTGAACAAGGGGACGCATTAACATTCGAGTCAGAA GTTGACAAAGTATATCTCAGTACACCAACAAAAATTGCCATCCTGGACCATGAAAGGAAGCGGACTTTTGTGTTGAGAAAGGATGGACTTCCAGATGCTG tcgTGTGGAACCCCTGGGATAAGAAAGCAAAGGCGATGGCTGATTTCGGTGATGATGAATATAAACACATGCTATGTGTCACAGCTGCTTGTGTAGAGAAGCCCATCATTTTGAAACCTGGTGAAGAGTGGAAAGGAAGGCTAGAGATTTCAGCTGTTCCTTCCAGTTACTGTAGCGGACAACTTGACCCTCGAAGAATATTCCGTAGTAACTGA
- the LOC107906017 gene encoding uncharacterized protein, producing MQPPNQHSRINLLELKAQLIKRLGPERSKQYYHYLNKLLNLKLSKVEFNKVCFHVLGKENVRLHNLLIRSILKNACNAKVPPPPVTIHDGQQIGDVLLTPWKARSGASIRLTAKVDSASHESTITNDIIVSENQYLTSHGTKKPVQHHQEVSGKADNGRDVLLPNSEVKGSANGFVSEDGRGQSEVLFAEDGKESCARSSLQAPLGIPLFSSSISETRRALTLARSTRHAKSYAIGGLLDSEALREHMQQIAALEGLEGVPMDCANILNNGLDVYLKRLIRMSFELVGTRHGCSLSKNNTVKQHSHWNLVNGVSPSHHNQVQNSSWNLEAIDEQRYYKLISLLDFKAAMELNPQRLGEGWPVLLEKIYMHSPKE from the coding sequence ATGCAACCGCCAAATCAGCACTCGCGGATCAATCTTCttgagttgaaagctcagttaatAAAGAGACTGGGGCCTGAGAGATCGAAACAGTACTACCATTATTTGAATAAATTGTTGAACTTGAAGCTAAGCAAGGTTGAGTTCAATAAGGTTTGCTTTCATGTTCTTGGGAAAGAGAATGTTAGACTACACAATCTCCTAATCcgttcaattttgaaaaatgcTTGTAACGCGAAAGTCCCTCCACCGCCTGTGACTATCCATGACGGTCAGCAAATTGGGGATGTTCTATTGACACCTTGGAAAGCTAGATCTGGAGCATCCATTAGGCTTACTGCCAAGGTGGATTCTGCTTCTCATGAATCAACAATAACTAATGACATTATTGTATCTGAAAATCAGTATCTGACTTCTCATGGTACAAAGAAGCCGGTGCAGCATCATCAAGAAGTTTCAGGAAAAGCAGATAATGGAAGAGATGTTCTGCTTCCTAACTCTGAGGTAAAGGGATCAGCCAATGGTTTTGTTTCTGAAGATGGCAGAGGTCAAAGTGAAGTATTGTTTGCTGAAGATGGAAAGGAGTCGTGTGCTAGAAGTTCATTGCAAGCACCACTTGGAATTCCATTATTCTCTAGTAGTATCTCTGAGACCCGAAGGGCTTTGACTTTGGCAAGAAGTACTAGACATGCCAAGTCATATGCTATTGGCGGATTGCTCGACTCTGAGGCACTGAGGGAACACATGCAACAAATTGCTGCACTGGAGGGCCTTGAAGGTGTGCCAATGGACTGTGCCAATATCTTGAACAACGGACTGGATGTCTATTTAAAGAGGTTAATAAGGATGAGCTTTGAGCTAGTAGGAACCAGGCATGGATGTAgtttgagtaaaaataatacAGTGAAGCAGCATTCCCACTGGAATCTTGTTAACGGTGTCTCACCGAGTCACCATAATCAGGTTCAAAATAGCAGCTGGAATTTGGAAGCTATAGACGAACAGAGATACTACAAACTGATTTCTTTGCTGGATTTCAAGGCTGCCATGGAATTGAACCCACAGAGGCTTGGAGAAGGCTGGCCAGTACTGCTTGAGAAGATATACATGCATTCACCCAAGGAATAA
- the LOC107906018 gene encoding uncharacterized protein yields MDWWHKMIFPVRRLWFVVSSRVKARKNGAGLLKLHDDVQTCGYEDVQVMWEMLRRSESELLAANNNPKRKHRPAFWRVFVWSSNHTSSFSPNYA; encoded by the exons ATGGATTGGTGGCATAAGATGATCTTCCCTGTTCGAAGACTCTGGTTTGTTGTTTCTTCTCGCGTTAAGGCTCGCAAAAATG GAGCCGGGTTGTTGAAGCTTCACGATGATGTACAAACATGTGGATACGAAGATGTGCAGGTGATGTGGGAAATGCTGCGAAGATCGGAATCGGAGCTGTTGGCTGCTAACAACAATCCCAAGCGCAAGCACCGCCCAGCTTTCTGGAGAGTTTTCGTTTGGTCTTCTAACCACACTTCATCCTTCTCGCCCAATTATGCCTAA